One Fuerstiella marisgermanici DNA window includes the following coding sequences:
- a CDS encoding SRPBCC family protein, translating into MVNILWDRSTHAYMLRSEVTLPASRDTLFEFFSDAFQLEKITPPWLNFKVVTPAPIQIQTGTLIDYRLRLRVIPIRWRTEISTWNPPHSFTDRQLKGPYSLWEHFHRFEEVDGGTLVTDEVRYRVPGGALVHSLFVKRELEKIFQYRHDRIIELFSHSNDVSNVAD; encoded by the coding sequence ATGGTCAACATTCTATGGGATCGCTCAACCCACGCTTATATGCTCCGTTCTGAGGTGACCCTGCCGGCCAGCAGAGACACGCTGTTCGAATTTTTCAGCGATGCGTTCCAGCTGGAAAAAATCACACCGCCGTGGCTGAATTTCAAGGTGGTGACACCGGCCCCGATTCAAATCCAAACTGGCACACTAATCGACTATCGACTGCGCCTGCGAGTGATCCCGATCCGCTGGCGGACAGAAATCTCGACCTGGAACCCGCCGCATTCCTTTACTGACCGTCAACTAAAGGGGCCGTACTCTCTGTGGGAGCACTTCCACAGGTTCGAGGAGGTCGACGGCGGAACTTTGGTGACGGACGAAGTTCGCTATCGAGTACCGGGCGGCGCTCTGGTCCATTCGCTGTTCGTGAAACGCGAACTGGAAAAGATATTTCAATATCGGCACGATAGGATCATTGAATTGTTTAGCCACTCGAACGACGTTTCCAACGTCGCCGATTGA